The stretch of DNA ccatATCTATCAATCGATCTATCTTTATTAGTCAGTTCTGATTGCTACAAAAATGCCATAGACCAATAGCTTcaacaacatacatttattttctataattctaaaggttgggaagtccaaggtaaAGGCAAATTCTGTTTCTTGTGAGGCCTCTTTTCCTTGCTTACAGGCAGCTACATTCTTGGTACACCTTCACATGGCAATTACAGGAAGCACTGGTGTTTCTTCTTATAGGCACAAATCCCATCATGGGGGTTTCATCCTCATgatctcatctaaacctaatcacctccccaaagtcccacctcctaataccatcgcATTAGGAGTTAGGGCTTCAAAATGTGAACTTTTtgggaacacaaacatttagtccattatctctatctatctatcaagtctatccatccatccgtctatccATCTCTATCTATAGAACAAATTACAACAATGGTTTATAAGTCATTTCCCTGTaatatttcatttcatccttTCAAAAATCTTGTGAGATACACAGGCCATAGTAAAAGTACTGATTTCACTAAGATTCCTGAAGGTTGAATCAACTGTTTGTTATTATACAACTAGTAAAGAGTGGAGCAAGGAAGTACACTTACATCTTCTCTGTCCTCCTTTTCTCTATCCCTTCCTCCCACGTGCTGACTCCATTCCAGCCacatttccttactttttttctttttctgagatggagtttcgctcttattacccagtctgaagtgcaatggtgcgatctcggctcactgcaacctccgcctcctgggttcaggcaattctcctgcctcagcttcctgagtacaggcacgcgccaccatgcccagctaatttttaaaatatttttagtagagacagggtttcaccttgttgaccaggatggtctcgatctgttgacctcgtgatccacccacctcagcctcccaaatatctgggattacaggcacgcgccaccatgcccagctaattttttttttatatttttagtagagacagggtttcaccttgttgaccaggatggtctcgatctcttgacctcgtgatccacccacctcagcctcccaaatagctgggattacaggcatgcgccaccatgcccagctaattttttttatatttttagtagagacggggtttcaccttgttgaccaggatggtcttgatctcttgacctcatgatccacccgcctcggcctcccaaagtgctgggaatacaggcttgagccaccgcgaccggcccaCATTTCCTTACTAACTGCTCCTGAGGACACCAGGCATCCTTCCTCTGAGCCTTTGCAATGATCTGGAATGATCTTTGCTCACATATCTGGCTCAACTGCTTCTCTCTAGACTTTGTTTAAATTTACCTTTCCAGTGAGGCATGTCTGAAAAACTCCTGCTTCTATCTACAATCTCAATCCTCCATGTACTTCTTTATTTTCCATAGCACATTTGTTACTGGCTTATTTATCAGATGATTTACATGtttgttccttcttttctccccttcaagTAGAATGTAGGGTCCAAAAAAGTCAGAAATTTTGCCTTTCTGTCCAAGACTAGAGAGAACTGGGCCAGAGGTAGGGTCAGCCAAGTTAACAGTCAAGTCAGAGAGGGCGCAGCTGATGATGCATACAGGTTTCCTCTACCCTCCACAGTGTAGAAGACCACTCAAATACAGTGCAGTTCCGACTGGGCTCATCTGCTCCCCAGTCaccaataaacacacacacacacaacacacatacatacacacactctctctctctttgcggTTTTGGGCCTCCAGCTTCTGTAGGGAGAGAAAAGGTTAAATTTAACTTGAGGGAACTGAGCCCATTCTTCCTGGAACAACATCCATTTATGAGAACTGTATGTGAAAGGAGATTGGTTCTTATTTCTTGAGATCCTTTACAGGAGTAAGAAGTGGTCTGGCGGCTCCTATGAAGGCCTTGGCAGGTACAAGTGTCACTAGTGGCTGCTTTCCATCACAGGCAAAGTTGCTCTGACCAGGACATCCAATCACAAGTATTTAATTAACAATGCTGGAtcctctaggccaggcacagtggctcacaaatgtaattccagcactttgggaggccaaggcgggtggataacttgaggtcaggtgtttgagaccagcctgaccaataagatgaaactcctctctactaaaaatacaaaaattcactgggtgtggtgccatgtgcctgcagtcccagctactcaggaggggaagacaggagaactgcttgaaccagggagatggaggtgcagtgagcagagattgtgccactgcactccagcaagagctacggagcaagactccacctcaaaaacaagaacaaaagcaaacaaaagaaaacaatgtggtTCCTCTAAAGTCAAAAGGAGCACCTTGGTTGGGCAGGTCCATAGTATTTTTACTGAAAGGGAAACTAGAGGTTCCTCCCTACAAATGTCTGGGGCTATCCCCTATTGCACCCCCTGTGTTTAGCCAGGTGGTCCTCAGGTGCTTTGTGTGAATGGGAGACCATAAGGATAACCAGTCACAACCGTTATGTTGCTGACCCCCATTGCATGGTTTGTGCTTTGTCCAGGTGAGCCCCAGGTGCTTTGCTGATACATGGGCACATGAGGGCCTCCCATCAAGTGAATACTGACACTCCTGGAAGATGTACCATCTGTGTTTTGTCCAGGTGGGCCTTAGATACTTTGTTGGTAGGTGGATATACAAGGGCCTCCCATTAAAGGTATGTTGGCATTCACTGCAGATGAACCACGTGTGTTTTTTCCAGGTGGGTCCCATGTGTACTGATGGAGAAAGGGAGCATAAGGGCCTTGAACCACAGGGATGTTGTTGGCCTCTCCTGGTGCATGACCTGAGTTCTGGAGAGGTACATGGCAGGCACTTGGCATGAAGGTGAAACAAAACCATTCACAGGGATAATGCTGGTGTTTACCACCACACAGATGTGGTGTGGTCACGTGAATCACAGGTGCTCTTATGGAAATTGGTAACAGATATGTCTCTTAACATATGTTTCTTGTCCATAGTGGTAGGTGCCGGAAGTGTAGAACTTTTTCTCTGTCCATGTATGCTGCAGGATGCACTGTTGAAAAGCAGGAACACAAGGTCCTCCAACTATGGGTTTGGTGCCATCGCCTCCCATACCACTGCCTGAATGCTGAGTAGGTGGCTCGAAGCCAGGAACGTAGGTGGCAGCAGAAGGATATACAGGAATGTTGCTAGTGCCTTGTGGTGCAGCAGCCATGCTGTGGCCAGCTGAGTCCCAGGTTCCCTGACCAAATGGGGGAACAGAAGTGGTGCTGGGTATCCCATTTTGTTGTTGTCCAGTGTTGAGTTCTTCTGATGTGGAACTGGGGCCCGGGAGAGACATGCTGAACCCAATGCTCCCACCATCCATAGGGGTTCCTGGTCCCATAATCACCTGTGGGCCTAGAATAGTATTTCCAACCAGTGAGGTACTGTCCCCAGTGATGGGCATCCCAGTGGCTACTCTAAATTCAGAAGTCTTTGCAATGCCACTGGGGAAAGCACTTGCGTTGTGACCCTTGGCTGGCTGGCCATTAACAGGTGTGCCGAATGTAGAATATGGTGATGTTGACTCTGCTGAAGGAGTTGGCAAGTCTGTAACTGGTGCTGGGGTTGCTGGATTCCCCAGAATATAAGAACTGTCAGATTTCTGCTGCTCATCAGTGGCCCCAAGTGTGGAATGAGAGATGGCTCCTGTATTTAAAGGATGGCTGGAAGTTGTGGCTGGTCTCCCGTCTCCATGTGCAGGCAAACTGGTGGAGACTTGGGCTGAGGCACTTCTGTCACTGGGCAGTGTGTTCTCAGAACCAGAAGGCCCAACATAAAATCGGATGTACTCCTTCCTGGAGACAAAAGTAGACTGCAAGATGACAGTTTTGGAAGGAGGGGTGGTATTCACAGCATTGGTGTCAATGGCAGGCTTGGATAACGATGCTGCAGAGGCATTGCTCACTAACGTGGAGGTGTCTGGAGGAACCATGATGGGAAGGCTTGGAAAATCATGGGCACTGGGGAGAGAGGCTTTCTGCTGCTGCCCCTCGGGGGCCCCAAATTGGGGCTGAGCGGTGGCTCCTGGATTTAAAGGATAGTTGGAAGTTGTGGCTGGTCTCCCGTCTGCATGTGCAGGCAAGCTGGTGGAGCCCTGGGCTGAGGCAACATTGCCATGGGGCAGTATGTTCTCAGAACCAGGAAGCCCCATGTAAAACGGGAGGCACTTCTtcctggagacagaggcagacTGCAAGGTGGCAGACTTGGAAGGAGGAGTGGTATTCACAGCATTGGTGTCAATGGCAGGCCTGGATAATGATGGTGCAGAGGCACTGTTCACTAAAGCGGAGGTGTCTGGTGGAGCAATGATGGGAAGGCTTGGAAAAACACAGGCACTGGGGAGAGAAGCTTTCTGCTGCTGACCATCAAGAGCCCCAGAATTGGATTGAGAGATGGCTTCTTTGCTAAAGAGTTGGTTAAAACTTGGGGTGGTGTTGTGGAATATAAATGTAAGGGGATGTATGTAGACTGATGTCTTTCCTGGGTGCCTCTGCTCTGTACTGCAATGTATTTGGGAAACTGGGAGAGAGCTCACCCTAGAGCTTGGAGAAGATGTGAAAACAACAGCCTGAGAAGGGGTGATAGTATTCATGTTAACTGCTTCATGGTCTACTGCAGTCTGTGAGGTTAAGTGGGCAGATGTGTTTGCTGTGATAGTGGAAATGACTGTTGTGGAATTCACAGGCTTGCTGGTGATAACTGAGGTCACGGTAGAAGGGACTGGAAGAGGAgctgggaaggaaagaggaggaggggaatcTACAGCGGTAGGTATTAGGGAGAAGGGTGTGGGGCTAGGAGGTGTTGGGGGGTTAGAAGCAGGAGGTGCTGCACCTACAACCGAATGACAAGAGCCTCCTTTCTCATTAGACTGACACCCCAAAACGGGAACAAGGTCAgcagaaagagccagaggagagTTAGGGATTGTGAGTGTTATTTTCTGACCCATCTTTGGTGTGGTGGAAAGTGGAGGGACAGGAAGGATGGGGGGTCTGGTAGCCAGGTCAGCCAAGTCAGGGATGGGTGGAGGAGCTGGGACCTGCGACATGGAAGTGGCAGTGGCCAGGGGCAGGGAGTCTGTCGTCTCCACTGGTGGGGAGAAAGAAGGGGCAGGCTGGGTGACGCTGCTGTCTGTCATGGCCTCCGTTTCATCCTCCAAGATTCTGCGATTCCTTTTATACCCGGGGCTCTTCTCCAAGGTGCCCAGGTCTCCCTCAACAGACAGGCAGGGGAGCTTGGCAGGTGGGGGAAGCTCCCCTCGATCCCACAGCAAGGGCAGTGACGGGGGCAGCGGCAGCAGCAGTGGAATCGACATTTTCCTTTTGCAGGGCCTGTTGTGGGCAGCGCTCCTTGGGGGAACACCTGAAGGCTTCCCGTCGGGCACCCGGTCTGCGGACATCGGCGGCCTGGGCAGTTCTGCCGGCGACTTCCGCGGCAGCAGGGAGCGGCCCCGGGCTGCGTCGGGACCGGGCTTCCCAGGATGCAGCGCGCGTCTGGCCTGGCTGCGTGCTCTGGGCTCGGGAAGACCCTCCGGGCAGGAGCTCGCTGGGGACGCCTGGGCCGTGTCAGGCAAGTCGTTTTCCGGGCACTCGTGGCGCACGCTCCCCCCCGGAGGCTCCGCGCTGCATCTGCAGGGGGAAAGGTCCCGCGGGCTGCCCTGGGCCCCGCATGCGGATGCCGCGTCATGGCTGCGAACGGCGGCCCTCCTCTCGTCACGCGGCGCTTCCGTCTGCGCCGCAGCCTCATCCTTCCTCACTCCTCTGGGCCCTCGTCGGGCCCGCACCGCCGTCTCCTCCGGGACAGTGGCCGGGACGGGCTGCCGGGCCCCGACCGCACGCTCAGGGGGTGACGGCAGCCGCAGGGCGAACGCGCGGCTGGGAGCGGGGATCCTCACGGAGCTGGGGTGTCTGAACCTCGGGGGGTTCCGAGCAGGCAGCACGAGGGTCTTCCTCGGGGCCGGCCCCCAGCCCGCGGCCGGCAGGACGCCCACCGGCGTCGCCGCAGCCCTCGGGAGGGGACACAGCCGCTCAGGGGCGACGAAGACGCTGGCTGGTGAAGGCCTCCGACGGCCATTCCGGCGGAACAGGGCGCGGAAAGGGCGCGGGGTGGGCGCAGAGTGAGCCCGGCCGGGCGGGCAGGCGTCCCGGGCCAGGGGAGCGGGGGCTTCACGCCCTGGCCCCGGCAGGGGCCGACGACGGCACCTGGGTCTAAATTTGCTCAGTAAACTGCCCATTTCGAGGTAGCTCTGGCTCCTACCGTACGACAGGGTCGGCAGCGGACGCAGCTCTCCTCAGCCACCGCCTCCTCTGGCGACCGAGCAAAGTCTGACGGGCCTGGGGCCTGCGGCGCCTCCACGAGGTTCCTCACGAGGCAGCGTAGGCGTCAAACGCCGGCGTCAGAGGGCAAAGGTCAAGGCCCCATCAGCCCCTGCGGCCTTCCGGCCCCGGAAGCTCTGCGGCTGGTGGCTGCTGTTGCGCCGCTTGGCCGCTACGTGGGCAGTGCCGCGGTCCCATCCGCCAGAGTTCTTCCCGCCCGGGCGCCAGCTCTGCCTGCAGCTCAGCCCTGGCCCAGCGCTGTCGCACGCAGTGGCCCTGTGTCGGCCGGCCGTGTCCCTGGGTTCACAGAGAGCGCATCCTGCTTGAAGTTGAGCACAGGGAAACCCATAACCTGCCAGGCTCCTCCGGGACCCCGGCAATGCCTCTGTGCCGCCTGGAGCCAGGCGTGCCTTCCCTGTGGCGCCGGGGTCACCAGCCAGGCCGTGCGGGTTTCCAAAGAGGGACGTGGTGCCTTCACCTGACTGCATGCTCCGCCCTACAACATCCCTTCCTGGCAGGCGGGGCCTCTTCTTTTCACAGATTTGTTTTAAAGCAACatttaaggctgggcgcggtggctcacgctcgtaatcccagcactttgggaggccgaggcggtggatcacctgaggataccagcctgagcaacatgactgAAACCCCGTcgctcctaaaaatacaaaaactggccagacGTGGCGGTGCCTGCTTGTAATCTcggctactagggagtctgaggcagcaaaatcgctttaacccgggaggcggaggcttcagtcagctgagatcacctcactgcccttcagcctgggcgaggggagactccatctcaaaacaaacaacaacaacatttaaGCCTTAGGCTACTCCTCAGGCCATTGATATGACAGTGGCCCTGCCAGGCTTTGAACCCTGGGCTGTGTGATTCCGGAGCTGTGCTGTGGCCTGTGTGCCGCCTTATCGCGGACACATCATGTATTCTCATTTGCCTCCTTATCGCGGACACATCATGTATTCTCATTTGCCTCCTTATCGCGGACACATCATCTATTCTCATTTTATCACGGACACATCATGTATTCTCATTTGCCTCCTTATCGCGGACACATCATGTATTCTCATTTGCCTCCTTATCGCGGACACATCATGTATTCTCATTTGCCTCCTTATCGCGGACACATCATGTATTCTCATTTGCCTCCTTATCGCGGACACATCATGTATTCTCATTTGCCTCCTTATCGCGGACACATCATGTATTCTCATTTGCCTCCTTATCGCGGACACATCATGTATTCTCATTTGCCTCCTTATCGCAGACACATCATGTATTCTCATTTGCCTCCTTATCGCGGACACATCATCTATTCTCATTTTATCACGGACACATCATGTATTCTCATTTGCCTCCTTATCGCGGACACATCATGTATTCTCATTTGCCTCCTTATCGCGGACACATCATGTATTCTCATTTGCCTCCTTATCGCGGACACATCATGTATTCTCATTTGCCTCCTTATCGCGGACACATCATGTATTCTCATTTGCCTCCTTATCGCGGACACATCATGTATTCTCATTTGCCTCCTTATCGCGGACACATCATCTATTCTCATTTGCCTCCTTATCGCGGACACATCATGTATTCTCATTTGCCTCCTTATCGCGGACACATCATCTATTCTCATTTGCCTCCTTATCGCGGACACATCATGTATTCTCATTAGGGTACCTAGCATGCAGCACATCTGTACTAAGCACATGTAAGCCTGCGGGGAGGTTCTTACTTCACCTTATAAGCTGATCACGGCAAGCCCTGGGCTCAAGTCTCCTCTGAAGGCAGAGCAGGGGCCACCAGCAGTCAGCAAAGGACCGTCCCACACTATTCTTCTAACTGAGCCTTACAGCCCAGATTTCCTTTTTGGTCTAGTTTGAAAGATCTAAATATGTAAAGATTATAGTCCTTTCCTGAAAGAAATTCACCAGTGCATTAATCCAAATGAATAAGCCAGTTCTCTGGCCTTCTtggaatatattagaaaaaaaattcggccgggcgcggtggctcacgcctgtaatcccagcactgtgggaggccgaggcgggtggatcacgaggtcaagagatcgagaccatcccggtcaacatggtgaaaccccgtctctactaaagatacaaaaaattagctgggtgtggttgcgcgtgcctgtagtcccagctactcaggaggctgaggcaggagaattgcctgaacccaggaggcggaggttgtggtgagctgagatcacaccattgcactccagcctgggtaacaagagcgaaactctgtctcaaaaaaaaaaaattcatcatgtATTTGGAAGTTAGTAGTGGAGCAATGTACTGTATTAAAATATGATCAAGACAATTTGGTCATTGTCAGCATAGCCCACTCTTTACTACACATTACTGTTACCTAAGTATAACtatacttattcttttttttttttgagacggagtttcgctcttgttaccccggcaggagtgcaatggcgcaatctcggctcactgcaacctccgcctcccgggttcaggcaattctcctgcctcagcctcctgagtagctgggattacaggcatgtgcaagaCATAATATTGGTTGTCAGGACAAAGGAAACGTGTTACTGTCTTAAGAGCTGGAAATTTCAGCATGACAAGAAATAATTGGAAAATCCTATACATGACTTTATctagttttaatcttttttctttggtttatttaactggattgcttttttctctttgggcTGATGTTGTTTGCCAGGCATAGGACATACAGAAGTTTCAGAACCTATAATCAgagatcattaaaaatatttaagtgtattttttagttaaaaaaattgatttaaaataacaTCAGACATAGTTAACATAATACAAAATTCATTTTATCCCTCTGcctatatattttatagtatgtCAGAGTAAATGTGGACTTCCATACCCAACAAAGCTTATGTTTCTAAGATACAAAGTTTGGCTGAGACTcaaattctgtttaaaaagaGGAGACATTATAAATTCTTCCTAACCTCTCAGGGAACAGAGAAATGGTTTAAAGTTATGACATTTAATCATAATCCCTTGATACCATTTGAGGAGAGTTCAATAAGAAATAATCTCTTGATTGTATTTgcttgaaagaaaataacaagctgATACAAATTTGGACAAAATTTCCCACAAGAACTCTGAAACAAGATGATTAAATGTCAGGCTTATTTGAAAACAATAAATTACTGTTACTGTCCCCTAATTTTTCCCCAAATAGGGAAAgttcattaaacaaataatattGGGGCTTTAGGACAATAAAGGAGATTTGGACAAGGGTATTCCAGAAAAATCcacctctttatttttcttgtcaaaTGGGAAtagatgcttttttaaaatataatcttggccgggtgcagtggctcaagcctgtaatcccagcactttgggaggccgaggcaggtggatcatgaggtcaagagatcgagaccatcctggtcaacatggtgaaaccccatctctactaaaaatacaaaaaattagctggacacggtggtgcgtgcctgtaatcccagctactcaggaggctgaggcaggacaattgcctgaacccaggaggtggaggttgtggtgagccgagatcgcgccattgcactccagtctgggtaacaagggtgaaactccatctcaataaataaataaataaataaataaataaaatataatcttacTTGTCCTTGTGAGGCAAATGACATTAGATGGCAAATGATTATTCTCAAATCATTTTTGACTTAGCAGAAGCAGACATATTGAGATTGAAATGTGTCAAGGCAAAATACTTtccaaaaattttataattacatactgtaataatagcaataattaaTAATTGCCAGGTGagagtactttatttttttttgagacagagtcttgctctttcaccagacaccaggctggagtgcagtggtgtgatctctgctcactgcaacttctgcctcccaggttcaggcaactctcctgcctcagcctcccaagcagctgggaccacaggcatgcaccaccatgcccagctaatttttgtattttagtagagacgcagtttcactacgttggccaggacTATGtcaatctctagacctcgtgatccacccgcctcggcctccgaaagtgctgggattacagagattaCTTTTAATCTGACAATTTTTAAAGCACTCTCCAGTCATATCAAATGAATTGCTGGGTGGCCAGTTTTGCACAGAATTGTGGTAGTGACAATAAAGCATACCTGGCACCCTGTGGTTGAACTCTCTCACCAACAATCCACTGTAAGTAGtacagagttaatgggagtacaCACTGAATCCTCTGGACTTCACTGAGTCATGAACCTCATTTAGTAAACTTTTTCCCTAAAATAATTTTGGTCTCCTATTCTCTCTCGTGAAGAAAAGTACTCTAGAAAAAGAATTTGGAGGAAATAAACTTTATTCCAGTGAATGGTGAATGGTTTGCAAACTACATCCTTGGGCGCAAAACAAAGGTGGATTCCTGAGAACAAAGGGAAGACTTGGGTTTTACAGCAAAAGTTCCCTGACCAGGTTCCCAAATAAGATGCTTTAGGCAAATGAAGGTCTGAAAccggcccagtgcagtggctcacacatgtaatcctggaagtttgggaagccaaagctggtggattacctgaggtcaagaatttgagagcagcctggccaacacagtgaaaccctgtctctactataaactacaatatattaataataaaataaaaaattagctgggtatggtggtacatgcctgtaatcccagatacttcgGAGGGtaaggcggcggaggttgcagtgagccaagattacgccactgcactccagcctgggagacagagcaagactgtctcaaaaaaaaaaaagaaaaaagagggaaagagaaaaactgaGCCCTGATTGTCTGAGTCAGGTGAGCTCTAATTTGCTGTTTCAGTTGAGCTGTGAAAGTTTAAAAAGGTTGGGAGGTGTGGATTTGGGGGGAACTCAAAGTATCTGTATAGATACTTTGACTCTGTATACTCTAGTCAGCAAATGACTGCTtggctctattttaaatttaggccCAGTTAGCTACACAGGATTCATTTAGGATTG from Callithrix jacchus isolate 240 chromosome 6, calJac240_pri, whole genome shotgun sequence encodes:
- the NPAP1 gene encoding nuclear pore-associated protein 1, yielding MGSLLSKFRPRCRRRPLPGPGREAPAPLARDACPPGRAHSAPTPRPFRALFRRNGRRRPSPASVFVAPERLCPLPRAAATPVGVLPAAGWGPAPRKTLVLPARNPPRFRHPSSVRIPAPSRAFALRLPSPPERAVGARQPVPATVPEETAVRARRGPRGVRKDEAAAQTEAPRDERRAAVRSHDAASACGAQGSPRDLSPCRCSAEPPGGSVRHECPENDLPDTAQASPASSCPEGLPEPRARSQARRALHPGKPGPDAARGRSLLPRKSPAELPRPPMSADRVPDGKPSGVPPRSAAHNRPCKRKMSIPLLLPLPPSLPLLWDRGELPPPAKLPCLSVEGDLGTLEKSPGYKRNRRILEDETEAMTDSSVTQPAPSFSPPVETTDSLPLATATSMSQVPAPPPIPDLADLATRPPILPVPPLSTTPKMGQKITLTIPNSPLALSADLVPVLGCQSNEKGGSCHSVVGAAPPASNPPTPPSPTPFSLIPTAVDSPPPLSFPAPLPVPSTVTSVITSKPVNSTTVISTITANTSAHLTSQTAVDHEAVNMNTITPSQAVVFTSSPSSRVSSLPVSQIHCSTEQRHPGKTSVYIHPLTFIFHNTTPSFNQLFSKEAISQSNSGALDGQQQKASLPSACVFPSLPIIAPPDTSALVNSASAPSLSRPAIDTNAVNTTPPSKSATLQSASVSRKKCLPFYMGLPGSENILPHGNVASAQGSTSLPAHADGRPATTSNYPLNPGATAQPQFGAPEGQQQKASLPSAHDFPSLPIMVPPDTSTLVSNASAASLSKPAIDTNAVNTTPPSKTVILQSTFVSRKEYIRFYVGPSGSENTLPSDRSASAQVSTSLPAHGDGRPATTSSHPLNTGAISHSTLGATDEQQKSDSSYILGNPATPAPVTDLPTPSAESTSPYSTFGTPVNGQPAKGHNASAFPSGIAKTSEFRVATGMPITGDSTSLVGNTILGPQVIMGPGTPMDGGSIGFSMSLPGPSSTSEELNTGQQQNGIPSTTSVPPFGQGTWDSAGHSMAAAPQGTSNIPVYPSAATYVPGFEPPTQHSGSGMGGDGTKPIVGGPCVPAFQQCILQHTWTEKKFYTSGTYHYGQETYVKRHICYQFP